Part of the Polaribacter sp. Hel1_33_78 genome is shown below.
AGGAATATCTCTAAACATAGTTGATAGCTTAAGCACTTATGTAAAATTAAAATTTAATGAATTTTCTGATATTCTTAAAAAGAAGAATATTAAATACATATACAAAACATCACTAATTAATAAAATTGGAAATAACTTCTTTTTCAAAGACATAAAAAATAACGTTAAAACATTAAAAGATTTTAAAGGAAAATTTGTGTACATCGATGTTTGGGCAACTTGGTGTAAACCCTGTAAAGTAGAACATACTTTTCTAAAACAGCTAGAGGAACACTTTTCTAACAACGATGAACTTCAAATTATTTCTATTAGTACTGATCGCGAATATGATAAGTGGGAAAAGTATATTACCAAAAATTCAATTGATGGAGTGCAACTTTATTCTGGGTCAAATTCGGATTTTGTAAAATTTTATGATATTGGGGCACTGCCCAGGTTTATATTTTTAGATAAAGAAGGTAGCGTGATTAGTCCAGATGAGATAAGACCTTCTAACCCTAAAACATTACAAAAATTAGAAGCAGCGATTCATAAAAAATGAGATTTAAAATAATAGTAAATGAACAACAAAACCATTTTTTTAATCGGAATAGTAGGAGTTAGCCTTTTTGTAGTTTCTTCTATTTTAGGTGGATTTTTAATTGAAAATTATAACGTATTAAGTCAATATATAAGTGAATCTTATGCAATTGACACTGAATACGGAAAAATTTTAAGAATATTTGGTTACCTACCAAGTGGTATTCTTGTCACCTTATTTTGTTTTCTTGGAGTGAGATATTTTCAACCTTCCAAACTACTCAAAATAGGGTTTTATGGAATCGGAATATTTTATGGACTAGCTACAGTAATTGTTGGAATATTTCCTTGTGATAGCGGTTGTAACAGGGAATTAATCGATCCTAGTTCTTCTCAACTAATTCATAATTTTGTAGGTTTACTAACTTATCTATTCGTTCCTTTTTTTATAATTTTAATTGGGTTTGGATTAAAAAAAACACCCAATAACAATACATTTTCTTTACAATCAATTGCATTGGGCGTAATCAGCATTTTGTTTGTATATTTATTTGCATCTAACTCAAATTCTGAATATATCGGACTTTATCAAAGAATGGTGGAGTTGATGTTTGTTATTTGGATAATTTTTTGTGCTATTGTAATAAAGGATAAAAAACCAGCAGTTAACAATATTTAGGGGCAACTAAGGCGAATTCAACTACGTCAGAATCCCGTCGAAATTACTAAGGTCAGTTCTAAGCCAAATATTAAGGTATATAAACCCGCACTAAAAATTATACGAGAACGCTAGACAAACCATCCAAAAAAACTTTACAATAGCATTAGTTTAGATATTACTCCTTCTCCTATTTCTTCATTCATCATTTTAATAATCTTCTCTTTCCCATAACTTAACTCTTCACGCAAAACTGAAGAATTTAACTGAATAATAAGTGTTTTATTTTGCAATTTCACAGAGGTTGTGTGCGTCGTAACACCAGGTCCCATCATTTTATGCCAAGTTTCTTCAACTTTTATTTTTTGCATTCCTTTACCCAGATTATTTTCCTTGATAAAGCTCTGCATTAAATCTTCTATTGAAAAAGAATCATTTTCCCTTTTTGCCATTATAATTTAAAAATTTGATAAGGTTTGTTACTCTGTTTTACAATATTTTCTGTTCTTTCTGAATGAGTATCCGTAATAAATATCTGACCGAATTCATCATTATTTACCAAATCAATAATTTGAGAAACTCGCTTTTCGTCTAATTTATCGAAAATATCATCTAATAATAAAATAGGAACTACATTTGATTGTTGCTTTATAAACTCAAACTGAGCTAATTTTAAAGCTATTAAATATGATTTTTGCTGACCTTGAGAACCAAATTTTTTAATAGGATATTCGCCAATTTCAAAACTTAAATCGTCTTTATGAATTCCGGATGTTGTGTACTGTAAAATTTTATCTTTCTCTAATGATTGCTTCAATAAATCTGATATAGAAAAATTATTTAACTGGCTTTTATAGATTAAATTAACAACCTCTTTATCGCCAGAAATAATTTGATATTTTGCATTAAAAATGGGAATAAATTCTTCTAAAAAAGCTTTTCTAATTGTATAAATTTCAGCACCGTAATTGGCTAATTGATCATCATAAACACTCAAGTTTAAAGCATCAAACGTTCTATTTGCTGCAAAATATTTTAACAATGCATTTCTTTGAGTTAATACCTTATTGTAGGCAATTAAATTTTGTAAATACTTTTTGTTTTGCTGCGAGATAACACCATCAATAAATTTTCTTCTTGTATCACTTCCATCTGTTACTAGATCTCTATCTGCTGGAGAAATAATAACCAAAGGAATTTGACCTATATGTTCAGAAAATTTGTCATAATTCTTTCCATTTCTTTTCAAAACTTTTTTTTGCCCACGTTTTAAACTGCAAACAATTTTCTCATTTCTATCATTTAAAATATAATCACCTTCTACCATAAAAAAAGCTTCACCATGCTTTATATTCTGCACAGCAACAGAATTAAAGTAACTTTTTGCAAAAGACAAATAATAAATAGCGTCCAAAACGTTCGTTTTCCCTACTCCATTATCACCCACAAAGCAATTTATTTTCTGCTGAAAATCAAAAGATTGTGATTCTAAATTCTTAAAATTGACTAAAGAAATTTTCTGTAAATACATGAATAAAGACTTCGTTTAAAAATGAATTGCAAATTATCGAAAATTTAGCGAATTATCCGCTTTTACAATCCAATTAAAAAAACTATTTTTGCGCCACTAATTTTAAGGAAAATATGGCAACATACAAGAAGAAATATAAACCAGAAGGTAAAAAAGAAGCGAATCAAATTGACGAATCTGAATTTGAAACAGCAGGAGTATTAAATACATTAGACGAAACAGCTTCTAAATCTGAAAAATGGATAGAAAAAAATAGCAAACCTTTATTTTACACTTTAATAGGTATCGTTGTTGTTTTCTTAGCTTTTCTTGGATATAATAGCTATATCGTTGAACCTAATGAATTAGAAGCTTCTAACGAGTTAGCTTTTCCAAGAAAATATTTTGATGAAGCTGCAAATGCAGGTGCCGGAAAAGATTCTTTGCTCAATTTAGGTTTAGAAGGTGCAGATGGAAAATACGGTTTTTTAGACATTGCTGATTCTTATAGCGGAACAGATGCCGGAAATTTAGCAAACTATTATGCAGGTGTTTCATATCTACAAATGAAACAATATGATAAGGCTATTGAATTTTTAAGCAAGTTTAATTCTGATGATGAAATGTTAGGACCTGTTGCTTTAGGAGCAATCGGTGATGCTTTCTCAGACATAGATCAACAAGACGATGCTTTGGAATATTATGAAAAAGCAGCAAATAAAAAATCAAACGAGTTTACAACTCCAATGTTTTTATTCAAAGCAGGACAAACTGCCATGTCTTTAGAAAAATATAGCAAAGCAGAACAATTATTTACACAGATAAAAGAGAACTATTCAAAATCTGATCAAGCAAAAGATATTGAGAAATTTATCAATGCTGCTAAATACGCGAAATAGTATATCGTAATTAATTTCAATGGGCAATGCCTTATTGAAAATGAAAAATAAAAAAAATGGCTACAACCAATTTATCCATTTACGACAAAGCAACAATCCCAAATGCGAAAAATTTTCGATTTGGGATTGTTGTTTCAGAGTGGAATCCTGAAATAACACAAAATCTAAAAAAAGGTGCAATTGAAACGTTTTTAGATTGTGGAGCAATCCAGAAAAATATTGTTTCTTGGGATGTTCCGGGGAGTTTTGAGTTGATTTATGGTTGTAAAAAAATGATTCAATCTCAAAAAGTTGACGCTATTATCGCCATTGGAAATGTAATTCAAGGAGAAACAAAACATTTCGATTTTGTTTGTGAAGGAGTAACACAAGGAATTGTAGATTTAAATATCAAATTTGATATTCCTGTAATTTTCTGTGTTTTAACCGATAACACAAAACAACAATCTATAGATAGATCTGGAGGTAAGTTAGGCAATAAAGGTACAGAATGTGCTGTAGCAGCTATCAAAATGGCCGCAATTAAAAACCTAAATAGAACGTCAGAAAATATTGGTTTTTAATAAAAAAGCAATCTTATTCTTTTAAGAATACTTTTAACATCATTTCTTGATTCATTACTTTTTAATTATTTAAATTTGATTTATTCAAAATTGGTATAATACTTGATTTTTTTTTTAAAAATTAATATTTACCAATTATTTTCTAAAATTATGGGATTTTTAAAAAGAACAAATAAAAAATTTGATTACAAACCACGTTATTATAAGGGTGATGGCAGTCCTTACAAAATTGAACATAAATTAGATAAATTCAGAAAAACTGCAGGTAAAAACAAGGGGATAAAATCGAAATTTTCAGATGCCATCAATGAACTTAATAGTCCAAATAAAGGAGCTAACAAAACAATAATTTATATTGTTTTAGTCTTAGTTTTAATTTTTTTGTATATCATAGATTTTGATTTGTCTATATTCTTTTAAATATAATGTCAGATATTATTCAACTTTTACCAGATCATGTAGCGAATCAAATTGCTGCAGGAGAAGTAGTTCAAAGACCAGCTTCTGTAGTTAAAGAATTGCTAGAAAACGCTATTGATGCGGGTGCAACCAGTATAAAATTATTATTGAAGGATGCCGGTAAAACTTTAATTCAGGTTATAGATGATGGCAAAGGCATGAGTACTACTGATGCCAGAATGTCTTTTGAAAGACACGCTACTTCAAAAATTCAAAAAGCAGAAGATTTATTTAACCTTTGTACAAAAGGTTTTAGAGGAGAGGCTTTAGCCTCTATTGCTGCAATTGCCCATGTTGAATTAAAAACAAAACAAGAAAATGAAGAACTTGGAACCTTTATAAAAATTGAAGGAAGTAAAATTATTTCTCAAGACTTTATTTCTACCTCCAAAGGAACAAGTATTGCCGTAAAAAACTTGTTTTACAATATTCCGGCAAGAAGAAACTTTTTAAAATCAGATACTGTAGAAACACGTCATATTATAGATGAATTTCAAAGAGTAGCTTTAGCGCATCCAAGTATTGCTTTTTTAATGCACCATAACAATAATGAAGTTTACCATTTAAAAAGTAGTAATTTAAGAAAACGAATTGTAAGTGTTTTTGGTACTAAAATGAATGAAAAATTAGTTCCAATAAACGAACAAACTGATATTGTCTCTATTAATGGTTTTGTGGCAAAGCCAGAATTCTCGAAAAGAAAAAGAGGAGAGCAATTCTTTTTTGTAAATGACCGATTTATAAAAAGTTCTTACTTAAATCATGCTGTGGTAAATGCTTTTGATGGTTTACTCGAGCATGGCTCGCATCCCTCCTATTTTTTATACTTAACAGTGCCTGCAAATACAATTGACATTAACATTCATCCGACAAAAACGGAGATAAAATTTGATAATGAAAAAGCATTGTATGCGATGTTAAGAGCAACGGTAAAACACAGTTTAGGACAATACAATGTAGCACCTCTTTTAGATTTTAATAGAGATGCTAACTTAGACACACCTTACCATTTAAACACAAATACAGAATCTACAAAAACACCAATAATTTCAGTTGACCCAGATTTTAATCCTTTTAAGGAATTAGAACAAAAAGAAATACGATTTCCTTTCAAAAGAGAACAACAAACTGAAAGTTGGGAATCTTTATATACTTCTGTAGCAGTTACAGATGAAGAAAGACAATCGGAATTATTTGATAATCAACAAGAAATAAAAACACAAAAAACGTTTCAAATTCAGCGTAAATATTTGCTGAGTTCTATAAAATCTGGAGTTGTATTAATCAATCAATCATTAGCGCATCAGCGCATTTTATATGAAGATTTTTTAGAGAGCATTACTGTAAAAGAAGCCAATAGCCAACAATTATTATTTCCTGTAAAAATATCATTCTCATCGCAAGAAATAGAAATGATTTACACCATGAAAACTGAATTAGAAAATGCTGGTTTTTCTTTTGATGAATTCACAAAAAG
Proteins encoded:
- a CDS encoding tol-pal system YbgF family protein; protein product: MATYKKKYKPEGKKEANQIDESEFETAGVLNTLDETASKSEKWIEKNSKPLFYTLIGIVVVFLAFLGYNSYIVEPNELEASNELAFPRKYFDEAANAGAGKDSLLNLGLEGADGKYGFLDIADSYSGTDAGNLANYYAGVSYLQMKQYDKAIEFLSKFNSDDEMLGPVALGAIGDAFSDIDQQDDALEYYEKAANKKSNEFTTPMFLFKAGQTAMSLEKYSKAEQLFTQIKENYSKSDQAKDIEKFINAAKYAK
- the mutL gene encoding DNA mismatch repair endonuclease MutL — encoded protein: MSDIIQLLPDHVANQIAAGEVVQRPASVVKELLENAIDAGATSIKLLLKDAGKTLIQVIDDGKGMSTTDARMSFERHATSKIQKAEDLFNLCTKGFRGEALASIAAIAHVELKTKQENEELGTFIKIEGSKIISQDFISTSKGTSIAVKNLFYNIPARRNFLKSDTVETRHIIDEFQRVALAHPSIAFLMHHNNNEVYHLKSSNLRKRIVSVFGTKMNEKLVPINEQTDIVSINGFVAKPEFSKRKRGEQFFFVNDRFIKSSYLNHAVVNAFDGLLEHGSHPSYFLYLTVPANTIDINIHPTKTEIKFDNEKALYAMLRATVKHSLGQYNVAPLLDFNRDANLDTPYHLNTNTESTKTPIISVDPDFNPFKELEQKEIRFPFKREQQTESWESLYTSVAVTDEERQSELFDNQQEIKTQKTFQIQRKYLLSSIKSGVVLINQSLAHQRILYEDFLESITVKEANSQQLLFPVKISFSSQEIEMIYTMKTELENAGFSFDEFTKSDVTIKGIPVSVTESKITIILEELLSDIDLEVPDASFSHFDVMAKSFAKTLSIKTGTQLSEKEQESLVNNLFSCKEPTISPFGKSTFKTLTLNEIDNLFNS
- the ribH gene encoding 6,7-dimethyl-8-ribityllumazine synthase; this encodes MATTNLSIYDKATIPNAKNFRFGIVVSEWNPEITQNLKKGAIETFLDCGAIQKNIVSWDVPGSFELIYGCKKMIQSQKVDAIIAIGNVIQGETKHFDFVCEGVTQGIVDLNIKFDIPVIFCVLTDNTKQQSIDRSGGKLGNKGTECAVAAIKMAAIKNLNRTSENIGF
- a CDS encoding DNA replication/repair protein RecF, translating into MYLQKISLVNFKNLESQSFDFQQKINCFVGDNGVGKTNVLDAIYYLSFAKSYFNSVAVQNIKHGEAFFMVEGDYILNDRNEKIVCSLKRGQKKVLKRNGKNYDKFSEHIGQIPLVIISPADRDLVTDGSDTRRKFIDGVISQQNKKYLQNLIAYNKVLTQRNALLKYFAANRTFDALNLSVYDDQLANYGAEIYTIRKAFLEEFIPIFNAKYQIISGDKEVVNLIYKSQLNNFSISDLLKQSLEKDKILQYTTSGIHKDDLSFEIGEYPIKKFGSQGQQKSYLIALKLAQFEFIKQQSNVVPILLLDDIFDKLDEKRVSQIIDLVNNDEFGQIFITDTHSERTENIVKQSNKPYQIFKL
- a CDS encoding riboflavin synthase subunit beta, with amino-acid sequence MGFLKRTNKKFDYKPRYYKGDGSPYKIEHKLDKFRKTAGKNKGIKSKFSDAINELNSPNKGANKTIIYIVLVLVLIFLYIIDFDLSIFF
- a CDS encoding DUF998 domain-containing protein, whose product is MNNKTIFLIGIVGVSLFVVSSILGGFLIENYNVLSQYISESYAIDTEYGKILRIFGYLPSGILVTLFCFLGVRYFQPSKLLKIGFYGIGIFYGLATVIVGIFPCDSGCNRELIDPSSSQLIHNFVGLLTYLFVPFFIILIGFGLKKTPNNNTFSLQSIALGVISILFVYLFASNSNSEYIGLYQRMVELMFVIWIIFCAIVIKDKKPAVNNI
- a CDS encoding DUF721 domain-containing protein, which translates into the protein MAKRENDSFSIEDLMQSFIKENNLGKGMQKIKVEETWHKMMGPGVTTHTTSVKLQNKTLIIQLNSSVLREELSYGKEKIIKMMNEEIGEGVISKLMLL
- a CDS encoding TlpA disulfide reductase family protein, whose product is MLNKITKPSIIIFLVSTLIFGCKEEIKNPISVIEVNITNQQLLDSLIIYDKDKSWEIKSVLRFKESNRVVDTLNILENKLYQIYSFLDSKQGELGEFIISPNSKIALSIDEKELFESIDYSGNFKLSNNFLAFSKKYQNQLSEKVRNGIEQKELEILIQKKGQLIYEKGISLNIVDSLSTYVKLKFNEFSDILKKKNIKYIYKTSLINKIGNNFFFKDIKNNVKTLKDFKGKFVYIDVWATWCKPCKVEHTFLKQLEEHFSNNDELQIISISTDREYDKWEKYITKNSIDGVQLYSGSNSDFVKFYDIGALPRFIFLDKEGSVISPDEIRPSNPKTLQKLEAAIHKK